The genomic DNA TGTGCGCGGGTCGTACTCGTGTGCGCCGATATGGTACAAGCCGGTCGCGGGGATGTATTCGTACCCATACACCCCGTTCCAAGTGAAGGATTGCGGGGTGGAGAGGAAAGGATTGTTAGCTTCCCGCTACTCGCGGAAATACAATATGCCTGTGATCGCGTCCAGCTGTTTGCCGTAGTTATTGGGTTTGCTATCTTCACCCAGCCCCTTGGCATCAAACTCTTCTATCGAGAATATTGGCAAGCTCATGCGCCTCTTCATCCGACAAAGCGATGGAAGGTAAAGGATAGGAGAGAAGCCGATCCACCAAGTACGATAAATCGGGCACCCTTCGAGCAACCAACTCCTGAAATAAGTCCTCAGTCGGAGGGTGAGAGCTTTAGGTGTTGCATGAGACTCTCCTGTGGGCGAATTCGGTGTGCTTGGCTACTCTTAGACCACACCGAAACAACCTCAACACGCAAGTTTGTCACAACCACCGCATCGCCACCCTTCTTATCGCAACTCGCGAACGCTGAAAAACAACCTCTCCTATTTGTCAACGGAATAGAACCGTAGTTCCTCCTCTAACACTATTGGTTCAAGCTGCTTAATAGCGTCTTCTACCATTTCGCAAAGAGCTTGAACAGCGTTCTGAACAGCTTCACGACTTTCCTGTGTCCACTGTGAAGAGTTACATACTACCATCCAAGAATACACGTCTTCAAGAACCGCCCACTCCCTATGAAATCTTTGTAGCCAATCATGTGGCATCTGTTGTAGATTGTTTTTTAAAAACGTCAATCCATCTATCATTTCCCTCAATTCTTTAGTGGAAACGAGTGATCCTCGCTCAGTAAGATGTGACCGCAGGAGATTTTGCATTCGCCGTAGCTGGCGTAGATCATAAGCTCGCGGACTATCAAACTCCTCGTAAAGCATGCTGTATCGACCTCCCTATGGCTCACCATAGTGTACAGTTACCACACCGCCTCTACGGTTCAATACAACCGTAATATCGTTTACGGGGTCATAATAGGCAGCGGTACCTGGGTATTTGCCAGGCATTTTTTGCCCGTGCCGAACGGTATTGTCCACCACCGATGGCATTATACCTCGTTGTTGCATGCGGTCAAATGCATGGCCTGAATACCATCTTCCACAAACCCGACCTGGTGGATTAGTACCCTCAGGCACAGGCCACTCGAAGCCGCGATGTCCTATGGGGGCACGTGCCGAAACCGCGGTGCTCCGGGAAGCCGCTGCCCCCGCACGCCATTTAGCGGAAGGCAGCTTTACCCACTACGGGCGCCGTTGCCAATAACAAACCACAGAAGGAGTTCCCAAACGCCCGCGGATCGGTACCTGTCAAGCCCTCCCACCACGAGCGAAAACCTCTCTTAAGAAGGTTCCAAGCGCTTCCCCAAGAGAGTCCGTTTTGACGAAAATAGTCATAGATGGTCACTGGTGAAGTGAAGATGCTCCACAGGCAGTCGCCATAGCCCGCGAAGACTTGACCCACGTCACCTAAATAGGAGCCAGTTGCCCAAAGCCCGCTGGGGTCTACTTGGTTGATGGGGTCATTCCCTGCAATACCGATACAGGTTCGGGTCGCCTGAAGCAGCGTCTATCGGGTCGCGTTGCAGCCACCTTGCCGTGCGCGGGTCGTACTCGCGGGCGCCGACATGGTACAAACCGTGGCAGGTGTCCACTCATAACCCGCTGCCCCGTTCCAGCGGAAGGGGTTGAAGGCGGTGCCAGCCTGCTCTATCGGGTTGCCCCAGGCGTCGTAACTGTAGCGGTCGGTGATGTTGCCTGAACTGTCAAGGAGCAAACGGGTGTGACCCAGACCATCCATCACATAATACCGCGTTGCGGCTGGGGAGTGCAAATGGCGCAGGAGTTGACAGCGGGACATAGGTGGCGGGCAGGTAGCAGTGCGCACTGTGTTTTGCACGGACGGTTATTCCGCTCTCAGCATAGCGCGTCTCCTCACTACAATATCGTCATTCGTATACAGCTGTCCATCCTCGCCCGCACTACGGAGTGAAAAGTAACCGTGTTTCAAGGATACAGCTATCGGGCGACCCCATCCATCGCTTAAAGGACCGCCCACCACCTTGTGGGACAGCCACTGAACATACTCGCGAAGCTCACTTTCGTTCGTTGGCAGATCGTCTTTGAGACGCGGGGCAATAAGAAGCGGTCTATCTTGCCATTGTAGTGCGCAGGTTCCTTTACTTATCTTAACCGCTTCCCGGTGCCGCTCCAGGAAGTGCTGCCTGATATTGTTGACAACATTCAAGATGCCCCGCACGCCAGATAGGTAAAAGTTCAAAAGACGCTGTGTCCGCTTCTCTGTCGCCTCTGTCGGTACGTTTCTTCGACACACAACGCGTGTGTGTTCGTTATCCCATATGAGGACAACCCAGAAAGACCTTTCTCCTTCCACGTATGCTATGTCCAAGTAACCACCTGCGCAACCTCGTTCGTAGGGATCTAGGAATGGATAGAAAGCGGATCGCTCCAAGGCAGGACGGTTGGTGAAAAGCAATCCCGTCCGTTCGTAGACTTGTTCGGCAGCTGTGCACAAAGCCACTGCTCTGAGAACATCAGGGTAGACTTTTGCAGCACGAACATGTCGCTGTTGAACAGAACGGTATTGGTCCCACAGTAGCAGCAAAATGCTAAAACCCATGATAGCAACTACCAATATAAAGCCAACAAGATTGTACGTTTTGAGCACTGTAAGCCTCATCCTTTACACTTCCTCGCTGAACATCACCTGCTCTGTTGCTTGCGCTGCCACTTGCCTTTCCACCACCCAAAGTCTCCCAAATCTACCCCGATGACGGGGTTCCATAGTCCTTTCGCCGCTTCCCAGTGCCCTCCATCACCAACCAGTGCCCGACGCAACTCGGATGTGTCGGTGTAACAGGCATGGATGATTGCCCAATCTAATCGGCGATTGCCGAGCGCTTGGGATATATCGGATGCGTCGACAAAGCTACTTTCTTCACCTTCCTTTCCACCGTAAGGGGCAAGAGCACCTTCAAAAGCATTATGCCCAACAAAGGCGAACGCATGGACTTCTCGGCTACGTAGGGCAGAAAGCATCTCCTGCTTATTACATCGCCAATCCACTCTGACCTCATAACCTGCAGCGGAGAATTTACGCCTGAGAAGAGCAACGTCGCGACGTACTCCCCAGTTCACAGCCCACTGGCTCCACCATTTATCTTTGATATCACCAACTGCAATAAAAGCGATTTTACGATGAGCGATAAAGGATGATTTTCTGCCGCTGTTGACCTGCCGCTTCGTGTCTCCACGCATTCCGTCGTCGAACGCGTTAATCGGGTCATTGCCTGCATACCGATACAGGTTCGGGTCGCCGGAGGCGGCGTCTATCGGGTCTCTCTGCAACCACCTTGCCGTGCGGGGGTCATACTCCCGGGCGCCGACATGGTACAAGCCGGTCGCTGAGATGTATTCGTACCCGTATGCCCCGTTCCAAGTGAACCTTATCCGTTGCTTTCATCGTTCTCCGCGGAAACTTCTTCCGATTCGTCAGGTGAAAGAAGAGAGCAACTGGTACGCACAGATCTGTATCAAATAGTCATTCTCTTGAAAAGATTGTTCCTTCGCGATGTGCCCATGCGACAGGGGGAGGCAATGACTGAATGTTGGCGACAACTCTTTCTCCCACAGCCAGCAAAGTGTAAGTTGTGAGTATACCTTTGCCCTCCCAGTAGGAGCGGCTCTCGTCAATCCCTATGAAGTCGTCAGCATCTTCGTCCAAAACCACAACAAAGCCATCGACCAGTTGCAGTAACTGCATTGCCTTTTCCAACAAGTCGGTTATATCCTTTACCGCAATAGGTGGGACGGGACAGGATTGCCAGCCTTTGTATGGAGTGAAAGCAGAATAACGCGGCAGATACAACCATCCTCGCCTGTGCCCTATCTGCCCGCCCACGGCTTTGATAAACTGAGTAAACTCCTGTTGTTGAGATTGTTCCCACTCGTAGCGCAACCATGCTCGCTTGCCTTGTTCAACCTCCGCCTGACGCTTTCGGAGAGCCTCCACCAGCGACTCATGGCTCTCCCAGTTAGAAAACGCGATATCATCATGGGAGACCCGTAGTGCATCCGCTATCTGATGGCGGATGTCCATTTCCTGTCTTTTGAACGTAGCCCGCTCGACCAATCGTTGCAATCTTTCAGATCGCATCGTCCCTACCTCTTATATGGTACCTTTATTTTGTGGCGACCACCTCCGTATTTCGGAGAGCGCACACCATAAGGATTTACCGTCTGACCCTCCTTGATTACTCCCACCTCCCAGTGAGGCAGAGGATGCAAAGCATCGGCTGGATGGTGCTGAACAACGACGGGAGAGCTACCCGGCTTTTCATACACATACCACCTATATTCGCCATGCGTTTTGCTCTGGAATGCAGGCTGCTGACACGTGGGTATCCCTGCCTGTCTCATCGCCTCACGACGCGCAGCGCGGGATGTCTCACAAATCGCCTCTTCGGAAGGACGTAATGCCCTGAGTGCTTTGCTGCCTGTGCGCTCATATAATACCACATGAGAGATATCCCGGGCGCGCTTGACCCACCGACCGGCTTTGGCAATATCGCCCAATATCGGAATAACGCCTACACCAGAGATGGCGGCGTTCGTCCAGTCACCTTCCAGCGCATACAGCCCAGCGTTGAGGAGGTCTGCCAGTTCGCCGATGCCCGGATACAACCCGATCAGGTCTAACCCGCCGTGTATCCACTGTGGTGCATAGCCCGATGGGTCTACTTGGTTGACGGGGTCATTCCCACAATACCGATACAGGTTCGGGTCGCCACTGGCGACGTCTATCGGGTCTCTTTGCAGCCACCTTGCCGTGCGGGGGGCGTACTCCCGTGCGCCGATATGGTATAAGCCTATCGCCGCGTTCCAGAGCGAGGAGACGAAGCTACTGCCAGCCTGCTCTCCACTGCTACTGCATCACTACACCGCAACCCACCCCCTACTCAAACCGAACAGGCAACGGCGATCCGCTAAATGCGTCCACCTTCGCCTCCTTCAGGGCACGGTATATCTCCTGAGAGACCACCACCAACTTGTGCGCACCGTGACCCCAACCAAACCACTCCCGCGTATACGCCAAACCAGAAACCGGCTTCTCTACCAATACAGGCAGTTTATACCGAATGAAACGCTCCTCCCGCTCGGGACGTAGCATAAACTTCAACCGACCGCACTCCCAGCACTGCCTGCCATACAACCCCGTCGTGTCCAAGCCCACCTCCTCCTCTATCACCACCTGAACCACACTCTGCAACTCCTGACCACGACGGTTCAACACGGGCAAACAGCGAAAACCGCGAGGTGCAAACACCGCCTCCCACACGCGAGGACGCACAAACACCGGGTCGTGTTCCCACAGCACGGTGAAAATCTCGGCACGACATCTGGGTTCGCCAGCCAGACGGAACGGCGCTTTCTGCTTCCTGCCGATACCACACTCCTCGCAGTAGTTGCTCAGGTCGTAGGTGATCTTCATGTATGCGAAGTCGTCCTCGGGCTGGGGGTATCCGTGCTCTATCATGTTCAGCTTCAGATACTGGGCACTGTCCAACTCTTCTGGGTCGAATTCTGGGTAGGCACGACCGGATGCCAAATCGCCCCACTGTAGCAGTTTCTCTATCAACTGCTCAAACTGCGGGTGGTCATCTGCAATGTCCACGAAGCAATCTACACCTCCGAATTCTCCTTCTCCGTAGTCGGTACAATGCCATCGCAGTTTTTTGCCCCGCTTGGGCAGCGATTGCAGGAACTGCTTCTGCTCTTCAGTTGGGTTCTGGATGTGAACACTTTGCCACATGCGCATCAGCGTAACTTCCCCCTCTCTCGTAAGAACTTTTCTATCTGTTCCACCCATTCGGGATGGTCTGCGTAGATTTTACGTGCCCAATCCAGTATCTTCTCTGCCGTAACGCCATAGGGGCCTTGGTCACCTTTCTTCCGGTAGGGTTGTTGCTCGCGCCACCGATTGGTAATTTTCCGATGTTCACTGCATTCCAGAGGCACCGAGGGGATCTCGTTTTGATCCAGCTCCAGCTCTCTAGCGAACCGCTTCTCTATCAGGTGGTGAATTTCATACGCGCCTCTGTTGCTGATTTTCTTCATCTCTTTCACCCATTCCTTGTAGGGCAGGATTCTCCTGAGGTCTACCGCTACACCGCCGCGGGCAACCAGTTTGGCTGCTCTGGCGATGATGCGTCCGCCTTTCGCCGTATCGCCAACGCCAGGGATGACTGATGCAGCGGAGATACCTGCATTAAGCGGATCGCCTTCGGTCAGATACAGCACCGCATTGGTAAGGTCTGCCAGTTCTCCAATAGCAGGCACACACCCCGCAATGTCCAGTACCCCATGAAGCCATTCGGGGGCAGTGCCGGTGGGGTCGGCGATGTGGACGGGGTTGTTCAGGCAATAAAGGTAGAGGTTGGGATGTCCACCCGCCACATCAATCGGGTCTCTTTGCAGCCACCGTGCGGTGCGTGGGTCGTACTCGCGTGCGCCGACGTGGTATAAGCCTGTGGCTGGGTTGTATGCGTACCCGTACGTGCTGTTCTAAGTGAAATGATTGGGGGTTGGTCTCCGCGTGAGCGTTGAGCTATCGCTCCAAACGCGCCACCACCTTCTCCACCATCTTGCGAAACTCGCCTTGACCCCGCTTCGCCATCCGCTCCGCAAAACGCGCCAATATCGCCTCCCGCGCCTCGCGCACCTTCAAACGCGCCAACCCACGCGCCGCCTCTAACGCCAACCCATCGTCAAAATCCTGCAACAACTCCAGCAACAACGCGCGCAGCCCTTCAGGACGAAAGCGAACCACAGCAGGTAAAACGATATAACGAGCCGAGCCGTAGCGTGGGTCGCTCACAATCTCCAACAGGTGGGGCAGGTCTTCCCGCTACGCCAGATACCCAATCGCGTTCCCAAAAGCGTAGAGCAAACTCTCCCACGGAGCCAGCGTGCGAAGGCGACGCTGCATCTCCACGGGCAGTTCGTCAAAATCGCCCAGATAAGCGTGAGTCTCTGAAAGGCGTTGGTACTCCCGCGCCAGTTCTGCGTTCCACGGCACTTGCTTGAGCTGTTCTATCAACACCGAGTTGGCAATCCCCTGTGCCTCCTTCACGGTTAGGGCTCTTGTCAGCATCTCTTTCACCCGAGGATGCTTGACCTGAGGGAGGAGCGCAACAAGGGTGGGAATGACCTCAGGGTACGAAAGCCGCGTATTGACAAGTGCGTCTAGCGGCAAGAGTGGTTCCGTTTGCCAGGGAGCGCGTGCCTCTGTTTCATACTGGATAATCTCTTGCACTCTGGGAAACTGCTCCAGCACACGGTCGACCTTTTCGTACTCGCTTTGGCGCAGTTGTTCATTAAGTGCTAGCTCCAGCATCGGTTCATCAATCGGTTCCATCGTCACACCTCATAGTATGGGCTTGTGGATGATTCTACCCTGTCGGATGAGGTCTTGCAGTCGTTTATCCAACACCGTGTTGCGCCGAGTGATGAGTATACATGATTGCCACCACTCACTGCAGTAGGATTCAAACGGGGAAATCTAAACGTGTTCGCTATCTGCCGATTCGATTCTCGTGATAGCCGCCAGAATTAGTTGACGAAGATCCTCTTCGCCGAAAAACGAGGGACTTTCTCTACGCCACTCTTCGTGGGGTTCATAGTAATCAAGGTCGACTGCAAGTTCGTCAAGAATATCCCAGATCCGTCGCTCGCTTGGTGCTATCTCGTGCTCACTGGTCTCCCACACGAACTGCTGAAACCTTTTTATCCTTTCGGTGCGTTTGTTGGGATCCTCGATCGCTTGCCTAAGCAACTCTATTAGCATTTCCAACTTTGGACTCATCGCAGTCCCCCCCGTAGGATTTTACCTATCAGGCTATCGGCACTGTGTGGACTGATAGCGCTTCGTCAGCCTACGTGTGACAAAAGCGGTACTGACTTCACCAGTGACAGGATTACGCCCCACCACGAGATGTTTTCCGCTAGCCATTCCATGTTCGAGAACATGGTTGATTGTCTTCGTTTTGGGATCCCAGAACTGCTTACCCCGTTCTATAGCTTTTCGCACCATCGCTGGAGTAATCCCGCGTTCAGATAGACGCTCCAGCGCATGTTTAGAGAAAACAAGACGCGGCGACAAAGTGGTAGATGCGCGCACTCCTTGAGAGGCAACCACCTCATCCCCTGGAACCACAGCGGAAAACCCTGCCAGCAGTAAGGCGCCGCCCCACAAAGTGGCATCCCCAGCCAACTGCCATCCCGACGCCTGACCGCAGTCATAAAGCCCCGCTGTCGTACCGAACCGCTCCGTCAAACCGAACATCAAGTTCTGATCCACCCACTGGCTCAGCCCGCCCATTCCGCTCATGTACCACTGTTTGAGGTCTTGCCAGAGGTCTAAGCCAGAGGGGTCTGCCAGATTAACGGGGTCGTTGAGACAGTAGCGATACAGGTTCGGGTCGCCTGAAGCCGCGTCTATCGGGTCTCTTTGCAGCCACCTTGCCGTGCGCGGGTCGTACTCCCGTGCGCCCACATGGTATAAGCCTGTCGCAGGCGTCCACTCATAACCCGCTGCCCCGTTCCAGCGGAAGGGGTTGAAGGCGGTGCCAGCCTGCTCTATCGGGTTGCCCCAGGCGTCGTAACCGTAGCGGTCGGTGATGTTGCCTGAACTGTCAAGGAGCAAACGGGTGTGACCCAGACCATCCATCACATCATACCGCGTTCCTGCCGGGGAGCGCAAGTCGATGCGGGTTCAAGGGCACTGGGCTGCTAAGCATGCCAGTCCAGATTGGTGACCTGTTTGGCGTGTCGGACGATGTACTCCTTGCGCGGTTCTACCTTGTCGCCCATCAGCACGCTGAATATCTCATCGGCGGCGACGGCATCTTCCAGTTCCACGCGCACCAGTCGGCGGGTGGCGGGGTTCATGGTGGTTTCCGCCAGCTCTTCGGCATTCATCTCACCCAGCCCTTTGAACCGTCCGACGGTGACGTTTTTGCGCTTCAGGTTCTTCAGTATCTCGTCGCGGTCCTTCTCGGTGCGGGCGTAGTAGCGTTCGTCCTTGCCCGCCTTAATGACGTACAGGGGCGGCTGCGCGATGTACACGTGCCCCTCCTCAATAAGCGGGCGCATGTAGCGGAAGAAGAAGGTCAGCAGCAGGGTGCGGATATGGTCGCCGTCTACGTCTGCATCGGTCATGATAATGATACGGTGATAGCGCAGCTTGGAGAGATCAAACTTGAAGTCGCCGTTGTCCTTCTCCTCGCCGTTGCCGTTGGAGCCGTTGCCCGGACCGGCAATGCCCGTGCCCAGCGCGGTGATCAGGGCGCGGATCTCCTCGTTCTCCAGCGCCTTATCCAGCCGCGTTTTCTCCACGTTCAGAATCTTACCGCGCAGGGGCAGTACCGCCTGCGTGCGCCGGTCGCGTCCCTGTTTGGCGGAACCACCTGCGGAGTCGCCCTCCACCAGGAACAACTCGCACAGGCGCGGGTCGCGTTCTGAGCAGTCCGCCAGTTTACCCGGCAGGGAGGTGTTTTCCAGCGCGCTCTGGCGTTTCACCAGGTCGGCGGCACGGCGGGCAGCTTCACGTGCGCGCTGCGCCACCAGTGCCTTCTCGATGATACGGCGGGCGACCGAGGGGTTTTCTTCGAAGTACTGCGACAGCGCCTCACCGACGATAGAATTCACCAGACCCTCTATCTCGCTGTTGCCCAGCTTGGTCTTGGTTTGTCCCTCGAATTGCGGGTTAAGTAACAGCACGCTGATGACTGCCGTGAGCCCTTCGCGCACATCGTCGCCGCTGAAGTTAGGGTCTTTCTCCTTCAGGAAGCCATTTTTGCGAGCGTAGTTGTTCATCACGCGCGTCAGTGCGGTCTTAAAGCCCGACACGTGCGTGCCGCCTTCGGTGTTGTGGATATTGTTGGCGAAGGCGAAGATGTTCTCCTGATAGGTATCGTTGTACTGGATGGCGATTTCCACGTAGGTATCTTCGCGCGTACGGGCAAAGTGAATCGGCTTGTGCAGTGGGTCCTTGTTCTCGTTCAGCCACTGCACGAACTCCGCTAGACCGTTCTTGTAGTGGAAGGTCTGCGTAGGCTCGCCGTGCAGTTCATCGGTGAAGGTGATGGTAACGTTCTTGTTCAGGAAAGCGAGCTCGCGGATGCGCCGGACGATACGCTCCGGGTCGTAGTCGCGCTTCTCGAAGATGAGATGGTCAGGCAACCAGTGCACCATCGTACCTGTGTTTTTGGCTTTGCCTACCACTTCCAGAGGTGTGACCGGTGTTCCCCGCTCGAATCGCTGGCGATAGCGTTTGCCGTCGCGACACACTTCTACCACCAGCCACTCGGAGAGGGCGTTCACGCACGACACCCCTACACCGTGCAAACCGCCGGAGACGCGATAACCACCCCCGCCGAACTTACTTCCTGCATGCAGGCGCGTCATCGCCAGTTCCACACCGGTCAAGCCGGTTTCCTTGTTGATGTCTACTGGGATACCGCGTCCGTTGTCGGTAACGGAGAGACTGCCATCGGGATGAAGCACCACATCGATGCGGGTACAGAACCCTGCCAGCGCCTCGTCAATACTGTTGTCGATGACTTCATAGAAGAGCTGATGGAGCCCGCGCACGCCGGTATCGGCGATATACATGCCGGGGCGTCGGCGCACTGCTTCCAACCCCTCCAGCACGGTAAACTCCTGCGCGGTGTACTCGCGGTCAACGGTGGTCACTAAAGACTGTTCGTCAGGAGTCTGGGGTGTCGTCAATATTCCCGGTTTTGCCATGCGTTTTTCCTTCCCACACCTCCGAGCGGAAAATCCGCAACTCAGCAGGCTTTCCTGAGGAGATTTCCAATATATTGTATCAGAAACGTTTCAGGTTGTCAAATACTGGGGAGATGCCACGTGTGTTGTACGAGATCGCTTCGGTACTTTGTGCCTCGCAATGACACGGTGTGCCTGTGAGAATGAGCGAAGTACCTCTCGGTTTTTCGCCTTCAGCCAGCAGGAGCGGT from Armatimonadota bacterium includes the following:
- the gyrB gene encoding DNA gyrase subunit B, which codes for MAKPGILTTPQTPDEQSLVTTVDREYTAQEFTVLEGLEAVRRRPGMYIADTGVRGLHQLFYEVIDNSIDEALAGFCTRIDVVLHPDGSLSVTDNGRGIPVDINKETGLTGVELAMTRLHAGSKFGGGGYRVSGGLHGVGVSCVNALSEWLVVEVCRDGKRYRQRFERGTPVTPLEVVGKAKNTGTMVHWLPDHLIFEKRDYDPERIVRRIRELAFLNKNVTITFTDELHGEPTQTFHYKNGLAEFVQWLNENKDPLHKPIHFARTREDTYVEIAIQYNDTYQENIFAFANNIHNTEGGTHVSGFKTALTRVMNNYARKNGFLKEKDPNFSGDDVREGLTAVISVLLLNPQFEGQTKTKLGNSEIEGLVNSIVGEALSQYFEENPSVARRIIEKALVAQRAREAARRAADLVKRQSALENTSLPGKLADCSERDPRLCELFLVEGDSAGGSAKQGRDRRTQAVLPLRGKILNVEKTRLDKALENEEIRALITALGTGIAGPGNGSNGNGEEKDNGDFKFDLSKLRYHRIIIMTDADVDGDHIRTLLLTFFFRYMRPLIEEGHVYIAQPPLYVIKAGKDERYYARTEKDRDEILKNLKRKNVTVGRFKGLGEMNAEELAETTMNPATRRLVRVELEDAVAADEIFSVLMGDKVEPRKEYIVRHAKQVTNLDWHA